In the Mycolicibacter sp. MU0102 genome, one interval contains:
- a CDS encoding hydantoinase B/oxoprolinase family protein produces the protein MAGTWQFWIDRGGTFTDIVARHPDGRLLTHKLLSENPEQYRDAAVAGIRALLQIEGGAPIPAGLIESVRMGTTVATNALLERAGERTLLVITRGFGDALRIAYQNRPHIFDRQIVLPEQLYERTVEVAERVAADGTVLQAPDLEALAAQLRAAHADGIRACAVVCLHSYRNPVHERLIGDLAREIGFAQVSLSCEVSPLPKLIPRGDTAVVDAYLSPVLRRYVAQVADQLTGVRLMFMQSNGGLAAADHFRGKDAILSGPAGGIVGMVRMSALAGFESVIGFDMGGTSTDVSHYTANLGYERVFTTEVAGVRLRAPMLHIHTVAAGGGSILHFDGSRYRVGPESAGADPGPACYRRGGPLTVTDANVMLGRIQPAHFPAVFGPAGDEPLDAATVGRSFAVLADEIRSATGDDRSPEQVAEGFLRIAVANMANAVKKISVARGHDITRYALTTFGGAGGQHACAVADELGIRTVLVPPMAGVLSALGIGLADTTVIRERAVETELDSAALAGLEAVADDLERQARGELAAQHIPAGQTHAIRRAHLRYQGTDTSIPVELGGIAAMTAAFEEIHRSMYSFLMERALIAEAVSVEATGLTEQPELFGRSDADASRQPAEVVRLYAGGAWHDAPLHQRDAITDVVVGPAVIAEDNATTVVDDGWQAQLTADGQLVLQRLDSTAPVAAGTAADPVLLEIFNNLFMAIAEQMGTRLEATAQSVNIRERLDFSCALFDADGNLVANAPHIPVHLGSMGATVKEVISRRAGTMRPGQVYAVNDPYHGGTHLPDITVVTPVYAEAASPNEPVLFFVASRGHHAEIGGTTPGSMPADSRSVVEEGVLFDNWLLVDDGHFRETPTRELLTAATYASRSPDTNLADLRAQVAANQKGIDEIRSMISHFGLDVVQAYMRHVQDNAEEAVRRVIDSLDDGEYRYEMDSGATIAVRVTVDRAARGATIDFAGTSAQLATNFNAPSSVATAAVLYVFRTLVADDIPINDGCLRPLRITIPDDTLLSPVYPAAVVAGNVETSQAITGALLAALRVQAEGSGTMNNVTFGNAGHQYYETLGCGSGAGEGFDGASVVQTHMTNSRLTDPEVLEMRFPVLLREYAIRHGSGGVGRWHGGDGGVRKIEFLEPMTVSVLTGHRRVAPYGMAGGQTGGLGRNRVERADGSVTELAGCDSTDLLPGDVLVIETPGGGGYGEPA, from the coding sequence GTGGCGGGTACCTGGCAGTTCTGGATCGACCGGGGCGGCACGTTCACCGACATCGTGGCGCGCCACCCCGATGGGCGCCTGCTCACCCACAAGCTCCTCTCGGAGAATCCTGAGCAGTACCGCGATGCGGCGGTGGCCGGAATCCGAGCCCTGCTGCAGATCGAGGGCGGTGCACCGATTCCGGCCGGGCTGATCGAGTCGGTGCGGATGGGCACGACGGTAGCCACCAACGCCCTGCTGGAGCGCGCCGGTGAGCGGACCCTGTTGGTCATCACCCGAGGATTCGGCGACGCGCTGCGCATCGCCTATCAGAATCGGCCACACATCTTCGACCGGCAGATCGTGCTGCCCGAGCAACTCTACGAGCGCACCGTCGAGGTCGCTGAACGCGTCGCCGCCGACGGAACCGTGCTGCAGGCGCCGGACCTGGAAGCCTTGGCCGCACAGCTGCGGGCCGCCCACGCCGACGGCATCCGCGCGTGCGCAGTGGTATGCCTGCACAGCTATCGAAATCCCGTGCATGAAAGGCTGATCGGCGATCTGGCCCGCGAGATCGGCTTCGCCCAGGTCTCATTGTCGTGTGAGGTCAGTCCGCTGCCGAAACTGATCCCGCGGGGCGACACCGCGGTAGTCGATGCCTATCTGTCACCGGTACTGCGCCGCTATGTGGCCCAAGTGGCCGACCAGCTCACCGGCGTGCGGCTGATGTTCATGCAGTCCAATGGCGGGTTGGCGGCAGCAGATCACTTCCGCGGCAAGGACGCGATCCTGTCCGGTCCGGCCGGCGGAATCGTCGGCATGGTTCGGATGTCGGCGTTGGCCGGCTTCGAATCGGTGATCGGTTTCGACATGGGCGGAACCTCCACCGATGTATCGCATTACACCGCCAACCTCGGATACGAGCGGGTGTTCACCACCGAGGTCGCCGGCGTACGGCTGCGCGCACCGATGCTGCACATCCACACCGTCGCGGCCGGCGGCGGCTCGATCCTGCACTTCGACGGCAGCCGCTATCGGGTGGGCCCAGAGTCCGCAGGCGCCGACCCGGGGCCGGCCTGCTACCGGCGCGGAGGACCGTTGACCGTCACCGACGCCAACGTCATGCTGGGGCGCATCCAACCAGCCCATTTCCCCGCGGTGTTCGGACCGGCCGGCGACGAACCACTGGACGCAGCGACGGTCGGGCGCTCGTTCGCCGTGCTGGCCGACGAAATCCGTTCCGCCACCGGCGATGACCGCAGTCCCGAACAGGTCGCCGAAGGATTCCTGCGCATCGCCGTGGCCAACATGGCCAACGCGGTCAAGAAGATCTCGGTGGCCCGGGGACACGACATCACCCGCTACGCCTTGACCACCTTCGGTGGTGCCGGCGGACAGCACGCGTGCGCGGTCGCCGACGAGCTCGGCATCCGTACGGTGTTGGTGCCGCCGATGGCGGGTGTGCTCTCCGCACTGGGAATCGGATTGGCCGACACCACCGTGATCCGCGAGCGCGCCGTCGAGACCGAGCTCGATTCGGCCGCCCTCGCCGGATTGGAGGCGGTCGCCGACGACCTGGAGCGGCAGGCTCGCGGCGAGCTCGCCGCCCAGCACATTCCGGCCGGCCAGACCCACGCGATACGCCGGGCGCACCTGCGCTACCAGGGCACCGACACTTCGATCCCGGTCGAGCTCGGCGGCATCGCTGCGATGACGGCGGCGTTCGAAGAGATCCACCGCAGCATGTACTCGTTCCTGATGGAGCGTGCGCTGATCGCCGAGGCGGTTTCGGTCGAGGCGACCGGGCTCACCGAGCAACCCGAGCTGTTCGGGCGAAGCGATGCCGACGCATCCCGTCAACCCGCTGAAGTCGTGCGCCTCTACGCCGGTGGTGCCTGGCATGACGCACCGCTGCACCAGCGGGACGCGATCACCGACGTGGTGGTCGGGCCGGCGGTCATCGCCGAGGACAACGCCACCACCGTCGTCGACGATGGTTGGCAGGCCCAGCTCACCGCCGACGGTCAACTGGTACTGCAACGGCTGGACTCGACCGCGCCGGTTGCCGCTGGGACCGCGGCCGATCCGGTGTTGCTGGAGATCTTCAACAACCTGTTCATGGCCATCGCCGAGCAGATGGGAACCCGACTGGAGGCGACCGCCCAGTCGGTGAATATCCGTGAGCGGCTGGACTTCTCCTGCGCATTGTTCGACGCCGACGGCAATCTGGTGGCCAATGCGCCCCATATCCCGGTGCACCTGGGATCGATGGGCGCCACCGTCAAGGAGGTCATCTCCCGCCGGGCCGGCACGATGCGGCCCGGCCAGGTCTATGCGGTCAACGACCCGTATCACGGCGGTACCCACCTGCCCGACATCACCGTCGTCACTCCGGTGTACGCCGAAGCCGCGAGCCCAAACGAACCGGTGTTGTTCTTTGTGGCCTCGCGCGGTCACCACGCCGAGATCGGCGGCACCACACCCGGTTCCATGCCCGCGGACAGCCGGTCCGTGGTCGAGGAAGGTGTGCTCTTCGACAACTGGCTACTGGTCGACGACGGCCACTTTCGCGAGACACCGACCCGCGAACTTCTCACCGCGGCGACCTACGCCTCACGCAGTCCCGACACCAACCTCGCGGATCTGCGTGCGCAGGTCGCCGCCAACCAGAAGGGCATCGACGAGATCCGCTCGATGATCTCCCATTTCGGTCTGGATGTCGTGCAGGCTTACATGCGCCACGTCCAGGACAACGCCGAGGAGGCGGTGCGCCGGGTCATCGATTCCCTCGACGACGGCGAGTACCGCTACGAGATGGACTCCGGCGCGACGATCGCGGTGCGGGTTACCGTCGACCGCGCCGCACGCGGTGCCACCATCGACTTCGCCGGAACGTCGGCGCAGTTGGCGACAAACTTCAACGCCCCGTCATCGGTGGCCACCGCCGCAGTGCTCTACGTGTTCCGCACACTGGTAGCCGACGACATCCCGATCAACGACGGGTGCCTGCGCCCGCTACGGATCACGATCCCGGACGACACCCTGTTGTCGCCGGTCTACCCGGCCGCGGTGGTCGCCGGTAACGTCGAGACCTCCCAGGCGATCACCGGTGCCCTGCTGGCCGCACTGCGGGTGCAGGCCGAGGGCTCCGGGACGATGAACAATGTCACGTTCGGCAACGCCGGCCACCAGTACTACGAGACGCTCGGCTGCGGGTCGGGGGCGGGCGAAGGTTTCGACGGCGCATCGGTGGTGCAGACCCACATGACCAACTCGCGGCTCACCGACCCCGAGGTGCTGGAGATGCGGTTCCCGGTGTTGTTGCGCGAGTATGCGATCCGCCACGGCAGCGGCGGGGTCGGGCGCTGGCACGGCGGTGATGGCGGCGTACGCAAGATCGAATTCCTCGAGCCGATGACCGTCAGTGTGCTGACCGGGCACCGGCGCGTTGCGCCCTACGGTATGGCCGGGGGCCAAACCGGCGGCTTGGGACGCAACCGGGTGGAACGTGCGGACGGCTCGGTGACCGAGTTGGCCGGTTGCGATTCCACCGACCTTCTACCCGGCGACGTGCTGGTGATCGAGACTCCCGGTGGCGGCGGGTATGGCGAGCCCGCCTGA
- a CDS encoding acyl-CoA dehydrogenase family protein has product MAIELSYSAEVSALVEKTRAFIEDVVLPVEDRFGGDIAAAGGDAAVKELQAAARDAGVFAPHAPVEYGGLGLNMSDRAPVFEAAGYSLFGPAAVNIAAPDEGNVHLLAEVASPEQKARYLAPLAAGDVRSAFAMTEPGPGAGSDPSALTTKAERRSGDWYITGRKWYITGADGAGFFIVMARTSGEPGQRGGATMFLVPADTAGLTVGRHIPTLDRSMVGGHCEVFFDDVRVPEEAVLGEVDRGFEYAQVRLGPARMTHVMRWLGAARRGHDTALSHIVERQAFGSTLGDLGMIQNMVADNEIDIAATRALLVRACWELDQGSSAGDATSIAKTFAAEAIFRIVDRSVQMCGALGVTEDLPPARLSREVRPFRVYDGPSEVHRWAIAKRRVGAARRALKDAAQ; this is encoded by the coding sequence ATGGCGATCGAGTTGAGCTACTCGGCGGAAGTGTCGGCGCTCGTCGAAAAGACGCGGGCGTTCATCGAGGACGTGGTGCTGCCGGTGGAGGACCGCTTCGGCGGGGACATTGCCGCCGCGGGCGGCGACGCCGCGGTGAAAGAACTGCAAGCCGCTGCTCGCGATGCGGGGGTATTCGCACCGCACGCTCCCGTCGAATACGGCGGGCTGGGCTTGAACATGTCCGACCGGGCGCCGGTCTTCGAGGCCGCCGGCTATTCACTGTTCGGCCCGGCCGCGGTGAACATCGCCGCCCCCGATGAAGGCAACGTGCACCTGCTGGCGGAGGTGGCCAGTCCCGAACAGAAGGCGCGTTACCTCGCGCCCCTGGCGGCCGGCGACGTGCGATCCGCGTTCGCGATGACCGAGCCCGGGCCGGGCGCGGGTTCGGACCCGTCGGCGCTGACGACCAAGGCCGAACGCCGTTCGGGCGACTGGTACATCACCGGCCGCAAGTGGTACATCACCGGCGCCGACGGCGCGGGATTCTTCATCGTCATGGCCCGCACCTCCGGGGAGCCCGGCCAGCGCGGCGGCGCCACCATGTTCCTGGTCCCCGCCGATACCGCGGGCCTGACCGTCGGCCGACACATCCCGACCCTGGACCGGTCCATGGTGGGCGGCCACTGTGAAGTGTTCTTCGACGACGTTCGGGTTCCTGAGGAAGCGGTGCTCGGGGAGGTGGACCGTGGCTTCGAGTACGCCCAGGTGCGTCTCGGGCCTGCGCGCATGACGCACGTCATGCGATGGCTCGGCGCCGCGCGTCGCGGCCATGACACCGCGCTGTCGCACATCGTGGAGCGTCAGGCATTCGGCTCGACGCTTGGTGATCTCGGCATGATCCAGAACATGGTGGCCGACAACGAAATCGACATCGCGGCCACCCGAGCGCTGCTGGTGCGCGCATGTTGGGAACTCGATCAGGGCTCTAGCGCCGGCGACGCGACCTCGATCGCCAAGACGTTCGCCGCCGAGGCGATCTTCCGGATCGTCGACCGCAGTGTGCAGATGTGCGGCGCGCTCGGCGTCACCGAGGACCTGCCCCCGGCGCGGCTTTCCCGCGAAGTGCGTCCGTTCCGGGTTTACGACGGTCCCTCCGAGGTGCACCGCTGGGCCATCGCCAAGCGGCGGGTCGGGGCCGCCCGGCGCGCTCTCAAGGACGCCGCGCAGTGA
- a CDS encoding phosphotransferase family protein — MTVEALDPVALRRYLIANDVPVQGELTVELIAGGRSNLTFKVSDQSSAWVVRRPPLGGLTPSAHDVGREFAVTDKLYGTGVPIARPVALDADGTVCGAPLTVTEFVTGRVYRHKDDLDTLSDAELAANASALVRVLVDLHAVDYRAVGLESFGRPDGFLERQVRLWARQWELVKTPGNDDALSDDVTKLSAALAEAIPQTSQPSVVHGDFRIDNTICDPEQADVIRAVVDWELSTLGDPLTDIALMCVYRSPAFDLVFGHPAAWTSARLPSADALAEEYARLSGRDLSDWNFYLALANFKIGVIAEGITHRAQHGAKDVQNAGEAAQAAPEFIAAARNALK; from the coding sequence GTGACGGTCGAAGCCCTGGATCCGGTTGCCCTGCGGCGATACCTCATCGCCAACGACGTTCCGGTTCAGGGAGAACTCACCGTAGAACTGATCGCCGGTGGCCGGTCTAACCTCACCTTCAAGGTCAGCGACCAATCGTCGGCCTGGGTCGTGCGCCGGCCTCCGCTCGGCGGCCTGACCCCGTCGGCCCACGATGTGGGTCGCGAATTCGCCGTCACCGACAAGCTCTACGGCACCGGTGTTCCGATCGCGCGGCCCGTGGCGCTCGACGCCGACGGCACCGTCTGCGGTGCTCCGCTGACCGTCACCGAGTTCGTGACCGGTCGGGTCTACCGCCACAAGGACGATCTGGACACCCTGTCCGACGCGGAACTGGCGGCCAACGCCTCGGCGCTGGTGCGGGTTCTGGTGGATCTCCATGCCGTCGACTACCGGGCCGTCGGGCTCGAATCCTTCGGCAGGCCAGACGGTTTCCTGGAACGTCAGGTGCGACTGTGGGCCCGCCAGTGGGAACTGGTCAAGACGCCCGGCAACGATGACGCGCTGTCCGACGATGTCACGAAGCTGTCCGCGGCACTGGCCGAGGCCATCCCGCAGACATCGCAGCCCTCGGTGGTGCACGGCGACTTCCGCATCGACAACACCATCTGTGATCCAGAGCAGGCGGACGTCATCCGGGCAGTGGTGGACTGGGAACTGTCCACCCTCGGCGACCCGCTGACCGACATCGCCCTGATGTGCGTCTACCGGTCACCGGCATTCGACCTGGTGTTCGGCCACCCCGCCGCGTGGACCAGTGCACGCCTGCCATCGGCCGACGCCCTCGCCGAGGAGTACGCGCGGTTGTCCGGCCGTGACCTGAGCGACTGGAACTTCTACCTGGCGCTGGCGAACTTCAAGATCGGAGTGATCGCCGAAGGAATCACCCACCGAGCCCAGCACGGCGCGAAAGACGTGCAGAATGCCGGTGAAGCGGCACAGGCTGCGCCGGAGTTCATCGCTGCGGCGCGAAATGCGTTGAAA
- a CDS encoding helix-turn-helix domain-containing protein, translated as MAGSPECGTAIRAARQARGLTVRDLAQCLQVSPATISAIENGKTGISVSRLQACAGALGVTPAQILAGTVSAAPARPTHPRSDVADSGQRDWRRFPPLALDSVLAAAIDAFVDTGYHGSSMRDVSARAGMSVPGIYHHYPDKQTLLVAILDLTMSELHWRVAAARADATTGLQEVRLVVEALALFHTHRQKLAFIGASEMRSLTVANRQRIADSRNQLQHRLDAAIDRAARESDVDIADVLDRRIAGRAITTMCTSLPQWFNADGPATPEETARTYADFAVSLLTKPRSPGLASPPPAADGRM; from the coding sequence GTGGCGGGATCGCCGGAGTGCGGCACGGCGATCCGCGCCGCCCGTCAGGCCCGAGGTCTGACCGTCCGCGACCTTGCGCAGTGCCTGCAGGTCAGCCCTGCCACGATCAGCGCCATCGAGAACGGCAAGACCGGGATCTCGGTGTCACGCCTCCAGGCGTGTGCCGGGGCGCTGGGCGTCACACCGGCCCAGATCCTGGCGGGCACCGTCTCGGCAGCGCCGGCCCGCCCAACGCACCCGCGCAGCGATGTGGCCGATTCCGGGCAGCGCGATTGGCGACGGTTTCCGCCGCTGGCCCTGGACAGCGTCTTGGCCGCGGCTATCGATGCGTTCGTCGACACCGGCTACCACGGCAGTTCCATGCGGGATGTGTCTGCGCGCGCGGGCATGAGCGTGCCCGGGATCTACCACCACTACCCCGACAAGCAGACCCTGCTGGTGGCGATACTCGACTTGACCATGAGCGAACTGCACTGGCGGGTCGCCGCGGCCCGCGCCGACGCCACAACCGGTCTGCAGGAGGTGCGACTGGTCGTTGAAGCCCTTGCCTTGTTCCACACGCACCGCCAGAAGCTGGCCTTCATCGGAGCCAGCGAGATGCGCAGCCTGACGGTGGCGAACCGGCAACGTATCGCCGACTCACGAAATCAACTGCAGCACAGACTCGACGCCGCCATCGACCGCGCCGCCCGCGAGTCTGACGTCGACATCGCCGATGTCCTCGACCGCCGCATCGCAGGACGCGCCATCACGACCATGTGCACGTCGCTGCCGCAGTGGTTCAACGCCGACGGTCCTGCCACCCCCGAGGAGACCGCACGCACCTACGCCGATTTCGCGGTCTCCCTGCTCACCAAGCCGCGCAGTCCCGGACTGGCTTCCCCACCACCGGCGGCCGACGGCAGAATGTGA